The following proteins are co-located in the Sulfitobacter guttiformis genome:
- a CDS encoding alpha/beta fold hydrolase yields the protein MHTHTHLYEGAPRRALAIHCTLGHSGAWRGMAAALKNELSILAFDLPSHGKSGVWDRTGNVHDVATDMARGQITERMDLIGHSFGATVALRIAVESPELVRSLTLIEPVYFAAAIEDEPELLSDYRRDSAALDAAFASGDEREAARVFNRDWGDGTPWDTLPERMREHMARLVHYVPASSAFLHHDSAELLAPGRMAGAAMPCVLIEGDQSPAMSGKVAVSLAKRLPDVQRVVIKGAGHMLPVTHPDEVAVPVRELLARS from the coding sequence TTGCATACCCACACCCATCTTTATGAGGGCGCTCCGCGCCGGGCTTTGGCCATTCATTGTACGCTTGGGCATTCGGGGGCATGGCGCGGCATGGCTGCGGCACTCAAGAACGAACTGAGCATTCTTGCGTTTGACTTGCCTAGCCATGGAAAATCGGGTGTCTGGGACCGGACCGGCAATGTGCATGATGTGGCGACAGATATGGCACGGGGCCAGATCACAGAGAGGATGGACCTGATCGGGCACTCGTTCGGGGCAACGGTTGCCTTGCGCATTGCAGTCGAAAGTCCCGAGCTTGTCCGCAGTCTGACGTTGATAGAGCCGGTGTATTTCGCTGCCGCGATCGAGGATGAACCCGAACTGCTAAGCGATTACCGGCGCGACAGCGCCGCGCTTGATGCGGCATTTGCCAGTGGAGACGAGCGCGAGGCTGCGCGTGTATTTAATCGTGACTGGGGCGATGGCACGCCGTGGGATACACTGCCGGAACGAATGCGTGAGCACATGGCGCGTCTCGTACACTATGTGCCTGCAAGCTCGGCGTTTTTGCACCATGACAGTGCCGAATTGCTGGCGCCGGGGCGGATGGCCGGGGCGGCGATGCCATGCGTCCTAATTGAGGGGGATCAATCCCCCGCCATGAGCGGTAAGGTTGCGGTCTCGCTGGCCAAGCGGTTACCCGATGTTCAGCGTGTTGTCATTAAGGGGGCGGGGCACATGCTACCGGTCACGCACCCTGATGAAGTCGCGGTGCCTGTGCGAGAGTTGCTTGCACGGAGCTAG
- a CDS encoding H-type lectin domain-containing protein, which yields MRKLRSLIVGVDSGDEILFEDFEDGGEMWTGRGQRERRRRIKFSEKYLSIPTVQLSISLWDMDAGTVLRADVAAEAVTEKGFDMVFRTWGDTRVARIRISWTALGELEDADAWDVG from the coding sequence ATGAGAAAGTTGCGTAGTTTGATTGTGGGTGTGGATAGCGGCGATGAAATCCTTTTTGAGGATTTCGAAGACGGTGGCGAGATGTGGACGGGGCGGGGCCAGCGTGAGAGGCGTCGCCGGATCAAATTTTCCGAGAAGTATTTGAGTATTCCAACGGTTCAGCTGTCTATTTCGCTATGGGATATGGATGCAGGGACCGTCCTTCGCGCGGATGTTGCCGCTGAAGCCGTGACTGAAAAGGGGTTTGACATGGTGTTTCGCACATGGGGCGACACGCGCGTGGCCCGTATCCGGATATCGTGGACGGCCTTGGGCGAGCTTGAGGATGCCGATGCTTGGGATGTTGGCTGA
- a CDS encoding YcgN family cysteine cluster protein: MTGHPERNADADPIDRNGLSPKFWERKPLKSLNNKEWEALCDGCGKCCLNKLEDEDNGEVALTNVACRLLDDGSCHCAQYEIRHQFVPDCIVMTPENIDDHAYWMPQTCAYRLLWKGLPLPQWHPLISGTQESVHSAGVSMRGRTVSEWDIAFEDWEDHIIEEPT, translated from the coding sequence ATGACCGGCCATCCTGAACGCAACGCAGACGCAGATCCTATTGACCGCAATGGCCTAAGCCCTAAGTTTTGGGAACGTAAGCCGTTAAAATCCCTTAATAATAAAGAATGGGAAGCGCTTTGTGACGGCTGTGGCAAGTGTTGCCTGAACAAGCTCGAAGATGAAGACAACGGTGAAGTGGCGCTAACAAACGTTGCTTGCCGTCTGCTCGACGATGGCAGCTGCCACTGCGCCCAATACGAGATCCGCCACCAGTTCGTGCCCGATTGCATCGTTATGACACCGGAAAACATCGACGACCATGCCTATTGGATGCCGCAAACCTGCGCTTACCGCCTACTCTGGAAGGGTCTGCCCCTGCCGCAATGGCATCCGCTGATCAGCGGCACCCAAGAGAGCGTCCACAGCGCGGGTGTCTCCATGCGTGGCCGCACTGTCAGCGAATGGGACATTGCATTTGAAGACTGGGAAGATCACATTATCGAGGAGCCTACATAG
- a CDS encoding F0F1 ATP synthase subunit gamma codes for MPNLKDLKNRIASVKNTRKITKAMQMVAAAKLRRAQEAAEASRPYTERFNAVMASLAASVGGSDTAPKLLSGTGKDQVHLLLVMTAEKGLCGGFNANIAKKARAHAQKLIAEGKEVKILTVGKKGRDQLKRDLSKHFVGHVDLTAVKRIGYVDAQGIAKDVLGRFDEGEFDIATLFYSEFVNVVTQIPTALQIIPAKFEQSEGDAPDTLFDYEPSEEAILADLLPRGVATAIFSALLENGASEQGARMSAMDNATRNAGDMIEDLTIVYNRSRQAVITNELIEIISGAEAL; via the coding sequence ATGCCCAATCTCAAGGACCTTAAAAACCGGATCGCGAGTGTAAAGAACACCCGTAAGATCACGAAGGCCATGCAAATGGTTGCCGCGGCGAAGCTTCGCCGCGCGCAGGAAGCTGCCGAGGCGTCCCGTCCATATACGGAGCGTTTCAATGCTGTTATGGCGTCACTCGCTGCGTCCGTTGGTGGATCTGACACTGCGCCTAAACTGCTGAGCGGTACGGGCAAGGATCAGGTGCATTTGCTACTGGTTATGACGGCTGAAAAAGGTCTGTGTGGTGGCTTCAACGCGAACATCGCCAAGAAGGCCCGTGCGCACGCGCAAAAACTGATTGCCGAAGGTAAGGAGGTTAAAATCCTGACTGTCGGTAAAAAGGGGCGTGACCAGCTCAAGCGGGACCTGTCGAAGCATTTCGTCGGTCATGTTGACCTTACTGCGGTCAAGCGCATTGGATATGTCGATGCGCAGGGCATTGCAAAGGATGTGTTGGGCCGTTTTGACGAAGGCGAATTCGATATCGCCACGCTGTTCTATTCTGAGTTCGTCAATGTGGTGACACAGATCCCGACAGCACTTCAGATCATTCCGGCAAAGTTCGAACAGTCCGAGGGCGACGCGCCTGACACATTGTTCGATTACGAGCCGAGTGAAGAAGCGATCCTCGCTGATCTTTTGCCGCGTGGCGTGGCAACTGCCATCTTCTCGGCGCTGTTGGAAAACGGCGCGTCTGAGCAGGGGGCGCGTATGTCCGCAATGGACAACGCAACGCGCAACGCCGGCGATATGATTGAAGACCTGACAATCGTGTACAACCGTTCACGTCAGGCCGTCATCACCAACGAGCTGATCGAAATCATTTCCGGCGCGGAAGCGCTGTAA
- a CDS encoding F0F1 ATP synthase subunit epsilon has product MADTMQFDLVSPERRLASAQVVSVQIPGTDGDMTAMPDHAPTITTMRPGLLTVDGPNGQQQFVVTGGFAEITGKGVSVLAERALAREDMTQETMDEIMEEARTTYTKVKEAFENQEGPVDDAAKLLSDMVAMGEQIGLSAKT; this is encoded by the coding sequence ATGGCAGACACGATGCAATTCGATCTGGTGTCGCCTGAGCGGCGCCTGGCCTCGGCTCAAGTTGTCTCGGTGCAGATTCCGGGTACGGATGGCGACATGACGGCAATGCCCGATCATGCGCCAACCATCACCACGATGCGCCCTGGCTTGCTGACGGTAGATGGCCCAAACGGGCAGCAACAATTTGTCGTGACGGGCGGTTTCGCCGAGATCACAGGCAAAGGAGTTTCTGTTTTGGCAGAACGTGCGCTTGCACGCGAGGACATGACTCAAGAGACCATGGACGAGATTATGGAAGAAGCTCGGACCACTTATACCAAAGTGAAAGAAGCGTTTGAAAATCAGGAAGGTCCTGTAGACGACGCGGCCAAGCTTTTGTCTGACATGGTAGCAATGGGTGAGCAGATTGGTCTTTCGGCCAAGACCTGA
- the atpA gene encoding F0F1 ATP synthase subunit alpha, with the protein MGIQAAEISAILKDQIKNFGQEAEVAEVGRVLSVGDGIARVYGLDNVQAGEMVEFPGGIQGMALNLETDNVGVVIFGSDRDIKEGDVVKRTNSIVDVPIGDELLGRVVDGLGNPIDGKGPIGATKRGLAEVKAPGIIPRKSVHEPMATGLKSVDAMIPVGRGQRELIIGDRQTGKTAVALDAMLNQAQVNKAAGDDESKKMYCVYVAIGQKRSTVAQLVKKLEETGAIEYSIVVAATASEPAPMQFLAPYSATAMAEHFRDNGRHALIVYDDLSKQAVSYRQMSLLLRRPPGREAYPGDVFYLHSRLLERSAKLGDAAGNGSLTALPIIETQGGDVSAFIPTNVISITDGQIFLETELFYQGIRPAVNTGLSVSRVGSSAQTKAMSSVAGPVKLSLAQYREMAAFAQFGSDLDASTQQLLARGARLTELMKQAQYNPLTNAEIVCVIFAGTNGYLDKVKVTDVGRYEAGLLKHLRSKHSDLLDDITNNDRKVKDELADAIKAALDAFAADFA; encoded by the coding sequence ATGGGTATCCAAGCTGCAGAGATTTCTGCGATCCTTAAGGACCAGATCAAAAACTTTGGTCAAGAAGCCGAAGTGGCCGAAGTTGGCCGTGTTCTGTCCGTAGGGGACGGTATCGCGCGCGTTTACGGGCTGGACAATGTTCAGGCTGGTGAAATGGTGGAATTCCCCGGTGGTATTCAGGGCATGGCCCTGAACCTCGAAACCGACAACGTCGGCGTGGTTATCTTCGGCTCCGACCGCGACATCAAAGAGGGCGACGTTGTAAAGCGTACGAACTCCATCGTGGACGTGCCAATCGGTGACGAACTGCTGGGCCGTGTTGTTGACGGTCTGGGCAATCCAATCGACGGCAAAGGCCCGATCGGCGCAACAAAGCGCGGTCTTGCCGAAGTCAAAGCGCCGGGCATTATCCCGCGTAAATCCGTACACGAGCCCATGGCAACTGGCCTGAAGTCTGTGGATGCGATGATCCCCGTTGGCCGTGGCCAGCGCGAATTGATCATTGGTGACCGTCAGACGGGTAAAACAGCTGTTGCGCTCGACGCGATGCTGAACCAGGCGCAGGTTAACAAAGCTGCTGGCGACGACGAGAGCAAGAAGATGTACTGCGTGTACGTTGCGATCGGCCAGAAGCGTTCCACTGTTGCCCAGCTTGTTAAAAAGCTCGAAGAAACAGGCGCGATTGAGTACTCTATCGTCGTTGCCGCAACCGCGTCCGAGCCTGCCCCTATGCAGTTCCTCGCACCTTACTCTGCGACAGCCATGGCAGAGCACTTCCGCGACAACGGCCGCCACGCTTTGATCGTTTATGATGATCTCTCCAAGCAAGCGGTTTCTTATCGCCAGATGTCACTTCTGCTGCGTCGTCCACCCGGCCGTGAAGCCTATCCTGGTGACGTTTTCTATCTCCACTCCAGATTGCTTGAGCGTTCCGCCAAACTCGGTGATGCCGCAGGTAACGGTTCATTGACGGCTCTGCCGATCATTGAAACCCAAGGTGGTGACGTGTCCGCGTTTATTCCAACCAACGTGATTTCGATCACGGATGGTCAGATTTTCCTTGAGACCGAACTGTTCTATCAAGGTATCCGTCCTGCTGTGAACACCGGTTTGTCCGTTTCGCGTGTTGGTTCCTCCGCTCAGACCAAAGCAATGTCTTCGGTTGCTGGTCCGGTGAAACTGTCCCTCGCACAGTACCGCGAAATGGCGGCATTTGCCCAGTTCGGCTCCGACCTTGATGCCTCCACCCAGCAGTTGCTGGCCCGTGGTGCGCGCCTGACAGAGTTGATGAAGCAAGCGCAGTACAACCCGCTGACCAACGCCGAAATCGTCTGCGTAATCTTTGCAGGTACGAACGGTTACTTGGACAAAGTTAAGGTAACAGACGTAGGCCGCTATGAGGCGGGTCTGCTCAAGCACCTGCGCAGCAAGCATTCGGATCTGCTCGACGATATCACCAACAACGATCGCAAGGTGAAAGACGAGCTGGCAGATGCAATCAAGGCGGCTCTCGACGCGTTCGCTGCTGACTTCGCTTAA
- a CDS encoding bifunctional riboflavin kinase/FAD synthetase, which translates to MRIISDYQFVNEADRGATAAIGNFDGVHLGHLSVIEMARAAAPDAPLGIVTFDPHPRAYFAPKSPPFRLMSSAARASRLAKVGVEKLYQLPFNTAMASLTPIEFAGKILHRGLGLKHVVVGADFCFGKDRAGTAADLEDFGRQLGFGVTIAPLMSQSEQTVSSTAIRTALSEARPRDAAAMLGHWHRIEGPVIGGEQRGRELGYPTANMSIDGLHPPAFGVYAVLADVLEGPHKGSYHGVASMGVRPMFGENKPNLETFIFDFKGDLYGSTISIALVDHLRGEEKFNSLEALITQMDADSANARAILAAL; encoded by the coding sequence ATGCGGATAATTTCTGACTATCAATTTGTGAATGAAGCTGATCGCGGTGCCACCGCTGCGATTGGTAACTTTGACGGCGTGCATCTGGGGCACCTGTCGGTGATCGAGATGGCGCGCGCAGCCGCGCCTGATGCGCCCCTTGGGATTGTTACGTTTGACCCCCACCCGCGCGCCTATTTTGCACCAAAATCACCGCCCTTCAGGCTCATGAGCAGTGCCGCCCGCGCCTCGCGCCTTGCGAAGGTCGGTGTCGAAAAGCTCTATCAGCTTCCGTTCAACACCGCGATGGCCTCCCTCACGCCGATTGAATTCGCGGGCAAGATATTGCACCGTGGTCTGGGGTTGAAGCATGTCGTGGTCGGTGCTGATTTCTGCTTTGGAAAAGACCGCGCAGGCACTGCGGCTGACCTCGAAGATTTCGGGCGCCAGCTAGGCTTTGGCGTAACGATTGCGCCGCTCATGTCCCAATCAGAACAAACCGTCTCTTCCACCGCGATCCGCACTGCCCTGAGCGAGGCACGCCCCCGCGATGCCGCTGCGATGCTGGGCCATTGGCACCGCATCGAGGGGCCAGTTATCGGCGGAGAGCAGCGCGGCCGCGAACTGGGTTATCCCACAGCAAACATGTCAATTGACGGCCTTCACCCACCTGCCTTCGGCGTATATGCCGTTCTGGCCGATGTGTTGGAAGGCCCTCATAAAGGAAGCTACCATGGCGTTGCTTCTATGGGTGTTCGGCCTATGTTCGGCGAAAACAAACCAAACCTTGAAACCTTTATCTTCGATTTCAAGGGTGACCTATATGGCAGCACCATTTCAATTGCCCTCGTCGATCATTTGCGCGGCGAGGAGAAATTTAACAGTCTTGAGGCACTTATCACCCAAATGGACGCCGACAGTGCAAATGCCCGTGCTATTCTGGCGGCCCTATGA
- the atpD gene encoding F0F1 ATP synthase subunit beta has protein sequence MAQAVGKITQVIGAVVDVQFEDNLPQILNALTTENNGKKLILEVAQHLGENTVRTIAMDATEGLVRGQKVTDNGAPITIPVGNATLGRIMNVVGEPIDEKGPVEATEHRSIHADAPAFAEQATTSEVLETGIKVIDLLAPYAKGGKIGLFGGAGVGKTVLIMELINNIAKVHAGFSVFAGVGERTREGNDLYHEMIESNVIVPDNLTESKVALVYGQMNEPPGARMRVALTGLTLAEQFRDQSGTDVLFFVDNIFRFTQAGSEVSALLGRIPSAVGYQPTLATDMGQMQERITSTKAGSITSVQAVYVPADDLTDPAPATSFAHLDATTVLDRSISEKGIYPAVDPLGSTSRLLDPLVIGEEHYKVATDVQQVLQRYKSLQDIIAILGMDELSEDDKLAVARARKIERFLSQPFDVAKVFTGADGKQVPLAETVQSFKAVVAGEYDHLPEGAFYMVGGIEEVIAKAEKMAADAAA, from the coding sequence ATGGCACAAGCAGTCGGAAAAATTACCCAAGTCATCGGCGCGGTCGTTGACGTACAGTTCGAAGACAATCTGCCACAGATTCTCAACGCACTGACAACAGAAAACAACGGCAAGAAGCTGATCCTCGAAGTGGCTCAGCACCTTGGCGAAAACACGGTACGTACCATCGCGATGGATGCGACCGAGGGATTGGTGCGTGGTCAGAAAGTGACTGACAACGGCGCGCCTATTACAATCCCCGTTGGCAATGCCACACTGGGCCGCATTATGAACGTCGTAGGCGAGCCTATCGATGAAAAAGGCCCCGTTGAAGCGACCGAGCATCGTTCTATCCACGCCGACGCACCTGCGTTCGCGGAGCAGGCGACCACGTCCGAGGTTCTCGAGACAGGTATTAAGGTCATCGACCTTCTGGCGCCCTATGCCAAAGGTGGTAAAATTGGTCTGTTCGGGGGTGCCGGTGTTGGTAAAACCGTTTTGATCATGGAACTGATCAACAACATCGCAAAAGTGCACGCGGGCTTCTCCGTGTTCGCGGGTGTGGGTGAGCGTACGCGTGAGGGTAACGACCTTTACCACGAGATGATCGAATCCAACGTTATCGTTCCTGACAACCTCACTGAGTCTAAAGTGGCGCTGGTCTACGGTCAGATGAACGAGCCTCCAGGTGCGCGCATGCGTGTTGCTCTGACCGGTCTGACATTGGCCGAGCAGTTCCGTGACCAATCCGGTACCGACGTTCTGTTCTTCGTCGACAACATCTTCCGCTTCACACAGGCCGGTTCCGAAGTGTCCGCTCTGTTGGGTCGTATTCCCTCCGCTGTTGGCTATCAGCCGACATTGGCCACCGACATGGGCCAGATGCAGGAGCGTATTACCTCGACAAAAGCAGGCTCCATTACGTCTGTTCAGGCCGTATATGTTCCAGCGGATGACTTGACCGACCCAGCGCCTGCAACCTCGTTTGCGCACCTCGATGCGACAACTGTTCTGGACCGCTCGATCTCGGAAAAAGGTATCTACCCTGCGGTTGACCCGCTTGGTTCCACGTCACGCTTGCTTGATCCCCTCGTGATCGGTGAAGAGCATTACAAAGTGGCGACAGACGTTCAGCAGGTTCTGCAGCGTTACAAATCCTTGCAGGATATCATCGCCATTCTGGGTATGGACGAACTCTCGGAAGACGACAAACTGGCCGTGGCCCGTGCACGTAAGATCGAGCGTTTCCTCTCCCAGCCGTTTGACGTTGCAAAGGTATTTACCGGCGCAGACGGCAAGCAGGTCCCTCTTGCAGAAACTGTTCAGTCGTTCAAAGCAGTTGTTGCTGGTGAGTATGACCACCTTCCAGAAGGCGCGTTCTACATGGTAGGCGGCATTGAGGAAGTGATTGCGAAAGCAGAGAAAATGGCAGCGGACGCTGCTGCTTAA
- a CDS encoding ribose-phosphate pyrophosphokinase, with product MRHIPEPKLISGNANMPLAKAIARRMSLHRGVNVGLVDARVERFNDGEIFVEVFENVRGEDMFIIQSTSNPANDNLMELLIMADALRRSSAHRVTAVLPYFGYARQDRRTKARTPITAKLVANMLVGTGIERILTMDLHAAQIQGFFDIPVDNLYASPVFALDIKHAFKDQMDDLLIISPDVGGVARARELAKRLGAPLAIVDKRREKAGEVSEMTVIGNVTGKTCLIIDDICDTAGTLCKAAEVLLENGAKEVHAYISHGVMSGPAVERVTNSVMKSLVITDTIQPTEAVKKAPNIRIVPTAPIFAQAILNIWNGTSVSSLFEQDTLGPIYDGMYNDV from the coding sequence ATGCGCCATATCCCCGAGCCAAAGCTGATTTCCGGCAATGCCAACATGCCGCTTGCAAAAGCAATAGCACGGCGGATGTCCCTGCACCGCGGTGTCAACGTAGGCCTAGTCGATGCACGTGTTGAGCGTTTCAATGACGGCGAGATATTCGTCGAGGTGTTCGAGAATGTGCGCGGTGAGGATATGTTCATCATCCAGTCCACTTCGAACCCTGCCAACGATAACCTGATGGAACTGCTGATCATGGCCGATGCCCTGCGCCGCTCCTCCGCGCATCGTGTGACCGCTGTTCTCCCATACTTCGGTTATGCGAGACAGGACCGCCGAACAAAAGCGCGCACGCCCATCACTGCAAAACTGGTTGCAAATATGCTGGTTGGCACAGGGATCGAACGTATACTAACGATGGACCTACACGCCGCCCAGATTCAGGGCTTCTTCGATATTCCCGTCGACAACCTTTATGCTTCGCCTGTCTTTGCACTCGACATCAAGCATGCCTTCAAGGACCAGATGGACGATCTGTTGATCATCTCGCCCGACGTGGGCGGCGTTGCCCGCGCCCGCGAACTGGCCAAGCGCCTCGGCGCACCGCTCGCTATCGTGGACAAGCGCCGCGAAAAAGCCGGTGAAGTCAGCGAGATGACCGTAATTGGAAACGTCACCGGCAAGACCTGTCTCATCATTGACGACATCTGCGACACTGCGGGCACCTTGTGTAAAGCCGCCGAAGTCCTGCTGGAAAACGGTGCCAAGGAGGTTCACGCCTACATTAGCCATGGTGTCATGTCCGGACCCGCCGTTGAACGCGTCACCAACTCGGTTATGAAATCACTGGTAATTACCGATACAATCCAGCCTACTGAGGCGGTCAAAAAAGCGCCGAACATTCGTATTGTTCCGACCGCTCCAATCTTTGCGCAGGCCATTTTGAACATCTGGAACGGCACGTCCGTCTCCTCCCTGTTCGAGCAAGACACCCTCGGACCGATATATGATGGAATGTACAACGACGTCTGA
- a CDS encoding F0F1 ATP synthase subunit delta, giving the protein MSEPASISTGIAQRYATAVFQLAKEANTVKAVEADLTALQDAMSTSEDFRALIHSPVYTREQQGTAITAIAKKMKLSPMMANTVALMATKRRLFVLPQLVQTLRDIIADDKGEVTADVTSAKALTKTQADKLAASLKKTTGKTVTLHQTVDETLIGGLIVKVGSKMIDTSIRSKLNSLQNVMKEVG; this is encoded by the coding sequence GTGTCGGAACCAGCTTCGATTTCCACCGGTATCGCGCAGCGCTATGCGACCGCCGTATTCCAGTTGGCCAAAGAGGCCAACACTGTCAAAGCCGTTGAAGCGGACTTGACTGCGTTGCAAGACGCTATGAGCACAAGTGAAGATTTTCGCGCACTCATCCACTCACCCGTGTATACGCGTGAGCAGCAGGGCACAGCGATCACTGCTATTGCGAAAAAAATGAAATTGTCGCCGATGATGGCGAATACAGTCGCATTGATGGCAACAAAGCGCCGTTTGTTCGTGCTGCCGCAGCTTGTGCAAACGCTGCGGGACATCATCGCTGACGACAAGGGCGAAGTTACCGCAGACGTAACATCTGCCAAGGCGTTGACGAAGACTCAGGCCGATAAACTGGCTGCGTCGCTCAAGAAGACAACCGGCAAGACCGTGACACTCCACCAAACCGTCGATGAGACACTCATCGGTGGTTTGATCGTAAAAGTGGGCTCCAAGATGATCGATACGTCGATCCGCTCCAAGCTCAATTCCCTTCAGAATGTAATGAAAGAGGTCGGATAA
- a CDS encoding 2-hydroxychromene-2-carboxylate isomerase codes for MATIDYYFATLSPYCYLAGLRLEEVAAKNGAQINYKPFDLLQGFTLTGGMAPKDRHISRIEYRAQELVRQAKKLGLPFNLKPAHWPTNGALSAYAFIAAQNAGGGDLGLLAHSFTRACWAEEKDIANEEVIRACLVEAGFNPDLADSGLLLGAETYTRNLEEAVEAGAFGAPFYVIEGQRFWGQDRIVDLELYLQGKL; via the coding sequence ATGGCTACTATCGACTATTATTTCGCAACCCTGTCACCCTATTGCTATCTTGCTGGCCTGCGGCTGGAGGAGGTCGCGGCGAAGAACGGCGCCCAGATTAATTACAAACCCTTTGATTTGTTACAGGGTTTCACCCTCACGGGAGGTATGGCACCGAAAGACCGGCATATCAGCCGTATCGAATATCGCGCACAAGAATTGGTACGGCAGGCCAAAAAGCTGGGGCTGCCATTCAATCTCAAGCCTGCGCATTGGCCCACGAATGGCGCGCTGTCTGCCTATGCGTTTATTGCAGCGCAGAATGCAGGTGGTGGTGATCTGGGTTTGCTGGCGCACAGTTTTACCCGCGCCTGCTGGGCCGAGGAAAAAGACATAGCGAATGAAGAAGTTATCCGCGCTTGTTTGGTCGAGGCGGGGTTTAACCCCGATCTCGCCGACAGCGGGCTGCTGTTAGGGGCGGAGACCTATACGCGTAACCTTGAGGAAGCTGTTGAGGCCGGGGCATTTGGCGCGCCCTTCTATGTGATCGAAGGTCAGCGGTTCTGGGGACAGGACCGGATTGTCGATCTTGAACTTTATCTTCAAGGAAAGCTGTAG
- a CDS encoding threonine aldolase family protein: protein MFFASDNAGVVHPKIMQGIVDANTNYAMPYGNDDLMAQVRSKIRDLFEAPDAAVYLVATGTAANSLALACYTQPWQTIFCAQYSHIEEDECNAPEFYASGAKLTLIPTSNKMSPEGLAQAIAHRAGDSVHMAQSGAVSITQVTEFGSVHTLGELNALTAVAKAAGLPVHLDGARFANALVALDCSPAEMTWKAGIDVVSFGGTKNGCMGVEAVIFFDPSKAQEFEYRRKRGAHLFSKHRYLSAQMHSYLADDLWKEMASTANAACSRLAAGLRAAGAEFLHEPEANMIFARFPRAVHQKLQADGAKYYVLDGDVTSGPPEEFLPCRLVCDWAMTDALVDRFLAHF from the coding sequence GTGTTTTTTGCATCCGACAACGCGGGCGTCGTTCATCCGAAGATCATGCAAGGCATCGTTGATGCAAATACGAACTATGCTATGCCTTATGGGAACGATGACCTGATGGCGCAGGTCCGTAGCAAAATCCGCGATCTTTTCGAGGCCCCAGATGCGGCCGTTTATCTGGTCGCCACTGGCACTGCTGCGAATTCCCTCGCTCTCGCCTGCTACACACAGCCATGGCAAACCATATTTTGCGCCCAATACAGCCACATCGAGGAGGACGAGTGTAACGCCCCTGAATTCTACGCCAGTGGCGCAAAACTCACTCTCATCCCCACATCTAATAAAATGTCTCCCGAAGGACTGGCCCAAGCCATAGCCCACCGCGCAGGTGACAGCGTGCATATGGCGCAATCAGGCGCGGTATCGATAACTCAGGTTACTGAATTCGGGTCGGTTCATACATTGGGCGAGCTGAATGCTCTCACGGCTGTGGCAAAAGCGGCAGGTCTGCCAGTCCACCTTGACGGCGCTCGCTTTGCCAACGCTCTTGTCGCGCTTGATTGCTCACCAGCCGAAATGACGTGGAAAGCGGGCATCGACGTGGTCAGCTTTGGCGGTACAAAAAACGGATGTATGGGTGTAGAGGCGGTGATCTTCTTTGACCCGTCAAAAGCGCAGGAATTTGAATACCGCAGGAAGCGTGGCGCGCATCTGTTCTCGAAACATCGCTATTTGTCGGCACAAATGCACTCCTATCTCGCAGATGATCTGTGGAAGGAAATGGCAAGCACTGCCAATGCAGCCTGCTCTCGCCTCGCGGCGGGACTGCGCGCTGCAGGCGCCGAATTTCTGCACGAGCCTGAGGCGAACATGATCTTTGCGCGTTTCCCACGCGCTGTGCATCAAAAGCTACAAGCGGATGGCGCAAAGTATTATGTGCTCGATGGCGATGTCACATCCGGTCCACCTGAAGAGTTTTTGCCCTGCCGCCTTGTTTGCGACTGGGCAATGACCGACGCACTGGTCGACCGGTTTCTTGCTCACTTCTAG